A portion of the Armatimonadota bacterium genome contains these proteins:
- a CDS encoding APC family permease yields MLRTRALPAALWRALVGSPLETQRLRHERLTKVKGLAVFGADALSSSTYATEEILRVLILAGTAAVGLTVPISMAIVGLMAIVAFSYYQTIHAYPSGGGAYIVAHENLGTLPGLVAAAALLVDYILTVAVSVSAGVAAITSAVPEFFPYRVELALGLIALITLANLRGVRESGTLFAIPTYSFLLCFGATIALGVWRWLNGTLPHAAPMETPPTIQPLTLFLLLRAFASGTAALTGIEAVSNGVQAFYPPEPRNASRVLLLMVALLGSLFFGTSLLAREMGILPREDETVVSQIARAVFEGSGTYYAVQAATMLILVLAANTAFADFPRLASILARDRYLPRQLANLGDRLVFANGILLLGAMASLLIVLFRATVHNLIPLYMVGVFVAFTLSQAGMVRHWLVERAGRWRLKLGINAFGAFCTAVVGIEVAVVKFLEGAWITVFVIGAFVLLMRAVHRHYEDVAHQLSLERAKPPRPFKAHKVIVPVNAVHRGILEALRYAKAVSDDVTAVYVEIEPGAREEIERKWERWVPDVPLVVLPSPYRSVVGPILLYLDQVQREAGPDTALTVVLPEFVPRKWWHHLLHNQTALMLKFALLFRQRRLRRYKVLADVPYYLTK; encoded by the coding sequence CCCAGCGTCTCCGGCACGAGCGCCTTACGAAGGTCAAGGGGCTTGCGGTCTTCGGGGCGGACGCCCTCTCCAGCAGTACCTACGCCACGGAGGAAATCCTCCGGGTTTTGATCCTCGCGGGCACCGCGGCGGTGGGCCTCACCGTGCCCATCTCCATGGCCATCGTGGGCCTCATGGCCATCGTGGCCTTCTCCTACTACCAGACCATCCATGCCTACCCCTCCGGAGGCGGTGCCTACATCGTCGCCCACGAGAACCTGGGCACGCTTCCAGGCCTTGTGGCGGCCGCGGCGTTGCTGGTCGACTACATCCTCACGGTGGCCGTCAGCGTCTCCGCGGGCGTGGCCGCCATCACCTCCGCGGTCCCCGAATTCTTCCCCTACCGGGTCGAGCTTGCCCTTGGGCTCATCGCCTTGATCACCCTCGCCAACCTGCGAGGGGTACGGGAATCCGGAACCCTCTTTGCCATCCCCACCTACTCCTTCCTCCTCTGTTTCGGTGCCACCATCGCGCTCGGGGTCTGGCGCTGGCTCAACGGCACGCTGCCACACGCAGCTCCGATGGAAACCCCACCCACCATCCAGCCCCTCACCCTGTTCCTCCTCCTGCGGGCCTTCGCCTCCGGAACCGCCGCCCTGACCGGAATCGAGGCGGTGAGCAACGGGGTCCAGGCCTTCTACCCCCCGGAACCGCGGAACGCCAGCCGCGTGCTGCTCCTCATGGTCGCCTTGCTGGGCAGCCTCTTCTTCGGCACCAGCCTCCTGGCCCGGGAGATGGGCATCCTGCCACGCGAAGACGAGACGGTGGTTTCCCAAATCGCCCGGGCCGTGTTCGAGGGAAGCGGGACTTACTACGCGGTGCAGGCGGCCACCATGCTGATCCTGGTGCTCGCGGCCAATACCGCGTTCGCCGACTTCCCCCGGCTGGCCTCCATCCTCGCCCGAGACCGGTACCTGCCCCGGCAGCTGGCCAATCTCGGTGACCGACTTGTGTTCGCCAACGGGATCCTGCTACTCGGGGCTATGGCTTCCCTGCTTATCGTGCTGTTCCGCGCCACCGTCCATAACCTCATCCCCCTCTACATGGTGGGGGTGTTTGTGGCCTTCACCCTCTCCCAGGCCGGCATGGTGCGCCACTGGCTCGTGGAGCGGGCCGGCCGCTGGCGGTTGAAGCTCGGCATCAACGCCTTCGGAGCCTTCTGTACCGCGGTGGTGGGCATAGAGGTGGCGGTGGTGAAGTTCCTGGAGGGTGCCTGGATCACGGTGTTCGTCATCGGCGCCTTCGTCCTCCTCATGCGGGCTGTCCATCGGCACTACGAGGACGTGGCCCACCAGCTCTCCCTGGAGCGTGCGAAGCCTCCCCGTCCCTTCAAGGCCCACAAGGTCATCGTACCTGTGAACGCGGTGCACCGAGGGATCCTGGAGGCCCTGCGGTATGCCAAGGCGGTGAGCGACGACGTCACCGCGGTGTACGTGGAGATCGAGCCCGGCGCCCGGGAGGAGATCGAGCGGAAATGGGAGCGCTGGGTTCCCGACGTGCCCCTGGTGGTCCTTCCCTCCCCGTACCGCTCCGTGGTGGGGCCCATCCTCCTGTACCTGGACCAGGTGCAGCGGGAGGCGGGACCCGACACCGCCCTCACCGTGGTCCTGCCGGAGTTTGTGCCACGCAAGTGGTGGCATCACCTGCTCCACAACCAGACTGCCCTCATGCTGAAGTTCGCGCTGCTGTTCCGCCAGCGGCGCCTGCGCCGCTACAAGGTCCTGGCGGACGTGCCGTACTACCTCACCAAGTAG